ACTGGTCGGCAAGAAAGTTCGCGTTGTTTCCATGCCCTGTGCCGAGTTGTTTATGGAGCAGGAAGAAGCTTATCGCGAATCCGTACTGCCTTCTTCTGTACGTGCGCGAGTAGCGGTAGAAGCGAGCCACAAAGACTACTGGTATAAGTTTGTCGGTTTCGATGGCGCTATTATCGGTATGGAAACCTTTGGCGAATCGGCCCCTGCCGGCGACTTGATGCGCTACTTTGGTTTCACTGTGGACAATGTGGCTGAAGCGGTAGAAAAACTGCTGAAATAATACTGTTCTCTCCACTGAATATCATTTAGGTATCAACCCCGCGCGGCACTGCCTCAGCGCCGCGCGGGGACGCTGAGCTGACATTTTTTCTCCTGCCTAAAGTTGTGCTATGACCACTAGAATTGCCATCAATGGCTACGGCCGTATCGGCCGCTCCGTTTTACGCGCACTCTATGAGTCTGGCGCCCGCGATAGCTTACAAATAGTCGCCATCAATGAACTGGCTGACTGCGACACCATTGCACATCTGACAAAGTACGACTCTGTCCACGGCCGCTTCTCAGGCGAAGTTTCCGTGCATGAGGATATCCTTGTAGTTAATGGAGATTCTATTGCCGTTACTCATTGCGAACGGTTAGAAGGTCTGAATTGGCGACGGGACCGGGTAGATATCGTACTGGAATGTACCGGTAGCTTTAAGCAGCGACAAGGCGCGGAGTTGCACCTTGCCGCAGGAGCCAAGAAAGTACTATTTTCCCAACCTGCCAGCCGGGATGTCGATGCCACGATTGTTTACGGGGTGAACGACCATATTTTGATGGGCAAGGAACGGGTAATTTCGGCAGCCTCATGCACAACTAATTGCAGTGTTCCAGTTATCGCCGCCCTGGATAAAGCCTTCGGCATTGAGGCCGGGGTCATTACCACTATTCACTCTGCGATGAACGATCAACCGGTAAGTGATGCCTATCACCATACTGATTTGAGAAAAACGCGTTCGGCGATAACCTCTGTTATCCCGGTTGATACCGCTTTGGCACGCGGTATTGAGAGAATACTACCCAATCTGGCAGGTAAATTTGAAGCCCAGGCCCTACGCGTTCCCACAGTCAATGTTTCTGCTATCGACTTATCAGTCTCACTACAAAGAGAAGTAAGTCGGGAAGATATTAATGCTTTATTAAAATCAGCTTCTGAGTCTGAGTTTAATGGTGTACTTGGCTTCACCCAAGAACCCCTCGCATCCTGTGATTTTAATCACGACCCGCGTTCGGGGATTATTGATGCAGGCCAAACTCGTGTAGCAGGGAATCGCTTAGCCAAGATTTTGATTTGGTTTGATAATGAGTGGGGATTTGCGAATCGGATGCTGGATTTAGTAAAAATAATCTAAAAAACATCTATACCTCATCATCTGGAAAGTTACTGATACAACATTTTAAGCTGGAAATATATTCCGGGAGTAATGTTTATGGCGCAAACTTAACAACTAGATAAATAACGATAAATAGTATGGCGTTTGAACTCATACATCAGGTGTCGGCCGCACCTCTAAGCGATTTATAATCTGCGAATTTAAATATCAGTCTAATCTGAGACAATTAAAGCTTATGCTACAGCATAAACTCTGGCAATATCAAAGCAACCTCCTCAAAATAGAATATTCGATAAAAAGATATACAGTAAACTACCTATCTAATTTTTGGATCAACACAAAAAATGGCGACACAAGGTGTCGCCAGAAAATAAAAATTCAGTTAAATCTGGAAACCATATCTTTAGAATTTAAAATGGTCTTTCAGACAATTTAATCAAGCCAGAATGGTAAACTCTATTAGTACCTAAAACATGTTCATCCGCATCTATATCTTCACCATAAAGGCTAAGATAAACATCTTGAAAATATTTTACATTGTATTGAAACCAATACTTATCATCACTGTCTACTTGATGAATATCCCATTCACGCTCCTGGAATAAAGCACACTCTGCATCAACCTCTGGGTCCCAAGAATCTGATATACAGGGCTCAGCCACAGACTCAGACCTGTAAAATCTGATAGACAGATTACCATTGGTCTTTAATTCCCATAGCCCAGAAAGCTCCTGACGTTCACTATCTTCAATGGTACCATCATTATCTAAATCATTGAGAGATACCGTTGAAATAGTACCATCTGCAGAAATATCAAAATAGAATCTTTGAAGTGGCTCGAAGAAATTTTTTGGATAAATATAAACACCTTCAATTTCGTTATCAGCCCAGCTTTCAATATCCTTTGAAAAAATAGTTGATATTGCAGAGGAGTGCAGCCCATCTGGAGACACTCTTTCTACAAACGAAGTAAGAATTTCTCCATTCTGCAAACTTAAAAGAGAGAAATATAATTTCTCATTATCAGAAAAGCTAACTACGAGGCGATCTAAATCATCGACAATCCAGGTAGCAGAAGCATCACTCTCAATTATCTCTCCATTTCCGGAAGCAACTGGAATTTTAACATTCACATTGCCACCACTCTCGAAATCACCTAAGAAA
This DNA window, taken from Microbulbifer sp. MKSA007, encodes the following:
- a CDS encoding glyceraldehyde 3-phosphate dehydrogenase NAD-binding domain-containing protein, which translates into the protein MTTRIAINGYGRIGRSVLRALYESGARDSLQIVAINELADCDTIAHLTKYDSVHGRFSGEVSVHEDILVVNGDSIAVTHCERLEGLNWRRDRVDIVLECTGSFKQRQGAELHLAAGAKKVLFSQPASRDVDATIVYGVNDHILMGKERVISAASCTTNCSVPVIAALDKAFGIEAGVITTIHSAMNDQPVSDAYHHTDLRKTRSAITSVIPVDTALARGIERILPNLAGKFEAQALRVPTVNVSAIDLSVSLQREVSREDINALLKSASESEFNGVLGFTQEPLASCDFNHDPRSGIIDAGQTRVAGNRLAKILIWFDNEWGFANRMLDLVKII